The Kogia breviceps isolate mKogBre1 chromosome 4, mKogBre1 haplotype 1, whole genome shotgun sequence genome window below encodes:
- the RPL18A gene encoding large ribosomal subunit protein eL20: MKASGTLREYKVVGRCLPTPKCRTPPLYRMRIFAPNHVVAKSRFWYFVSQLKKMKKSSGEIVYCGQVFEKSPLRVKNFGIWLRYDSRSGTHNMYREYRDLTTAGAVTQCYRDMGARHRARAHSIQIMKVEEIAASKCRRPAVKQFHDSKIKFPLPHRVLRRQHKPRFTTKRPNTFF, translated from the exons ATGAAGGCCTCGGGGACG CTTCGAGAATACAAGGTGGTTGGGCGCTGCCTGCCGACCCCCAAGTGCCGCACGCCGCCCCTCTATCGCATGCGGATCTTTGCGCCTAACCATGTTGTTGCCAAGTCCCGCTTCTGGTACTTTGTATCTCAGctgaagaagatgaagaagtCTTCAGGGGAAATTGTGTACTGTGGACAG GTGTTCGAAAAATCTCCCCTGCGGGTGAAGAACTTCGGCATCTGGCTGCGCTATGACTCCCGCAGTGGCACCCACAACATGTACCGGGAGTACCGGGACCTGACCACAGCCGGTGCTGTCACCCAGTGCT ACCGAGACATGGGCGCCCGGCACCGTGCCCGGGCCCACTCGATCCAGATCATGAAGGTGGAGGAGATCGCAGCCAGCAAGTGCCGCCGACCAGCAGTCAAGCAGTTCCAC GACTCCAAGATCAAATTCCCGCTGCCCCACCGGGTCCTCCGTCGCCAGCACAAGCCACGCTTCACCACCAAGAGGCCCAACACCTTCTTTTAG
- the SLC5A5 gene encoding sodium/iodide cotransporter, protein MAAVEAGARATFGAWDYGVFALMLLVSTGIGLWVGLARGGQRSADDFFTGGRRLTALPVGLSLAASFMSAVQVLGVPAEAYRYGLKFLWMCLGQLLNSLLTALLFLPVFYRLGLTSTYQYLELRFSRAVRLCGTLQYLVATMLYTGIVIYAPALILNQVTGLDIWASLLSTGVICTFYTTVGGMKAVIWTDVFQVLVMLSGFWVVLARGTILVGGPGQVLELAKNHSRINLMDFDLDPRSRYTFWTFVVGGTLVWLSMYGVNQAQVQRYMACRTEKQAKLAVLINQLGLFMIVFSAAACGIIMFTFYLDCDPLLAGRISAPDQYMPLMVLDIFVDLPGVPGLFLACAYSGTLSTASTSINAMAAVTVEDLIKPRLPSLSPRRLIIISKGLSLIYGSACLTVAALSSLLGGGVLEGSFTIMGVISGPLLGAFILGMFLPACNTLGVLSGLAVGLALSLWVAVGATLYPPSAQSMGVLPSSAAGCAVPSANASGLLDPLLAANASSRASSLEMDPDQPTFADSFYAISYLYYGALGTLATVLCGALVSCLTGPTKRSALGPGLLWWDLTRQTASVAPKEEVATLDDSLMKGAEELPSGAKRPPDFLPTDKDHLLFLGQKEMNGSGSRTPGSEHDKGLDLRETNL, encoded by the exons ATGGCCGCCGTCGAGGCAGGGGCGCGGGCCACTTTCGGAGCCTGGGACTACGGGGTCTTCGCTCTCATGCTGCTGGTGTCCACCGGCATCGGGCTATGGGTCGGGCTAGCCCGGGGCGGGCAGCGCAGCGCCGATGATTTCTTCACTGGGGGCCGGCGCCTGACTGCCCTGCCCGTTGGCCTCTCGCTGGCCGCCAGCTTCATGTCGGCGGTACAGGTGCTGGGCGTGCCGGCCGAGGCCTACCGCTACGGCCTCAAGTTCCTCTGGATGTGCCTGGGACAGCTGCTCAACTCTCTGCTCACTGCCCTGCTCTTCCTGCCGGTCTTCTACCGCCTGGGCCTCACCAGCACCTACCAG TATCTGGAGCTGCGCTTCAGCCGCGCTGTGCGGCTCTGCGGGACCCTGCAGTACCTGGTGGCTACA ATGCTGTACACCGGCATCGTGATCTACGCCCCCGCGCTCATCCTGAACCAAG TGACAGGGCTGGACATCTGGGCATCGCTCCTGTCTACCGGAGTCATCTGCACCTTCTACACTACTGTG GGCGGCATGAAGGCTGTGATCTGGACCGACGTGTTTCAGGTCTTAGTGATGCTGAGTGGTTTCTGGGTTGTCCTGGCTCGCGGAACTATACTCGTGGGTGGACCTGGGCAAGTACTTGAGCTTGCCAAGAACCACTCCAGGATCAACCTGATGGA CTTTGACCTGGACCCAAGGAGCCGCTACACATTCTGGACTTTTGTTGTCGGTGGCACATTGGTGTGGCTCTCGATGTATGGTGTGAACCAAGCACAGGTGCAGCGCTACATGGCCTGTCGCACAGAGAAACAGGCCAAGCT GGCCGTGCTCATCAACCAACTGGGCCTGTTCATGATCGTGTTCAGTGCTGCTGCCTGTGGTATCATCATGTTCACGTTCTACCTTGACTGTGACCCTCTCCTGGCAGGGCGTATCTCTGCCCCAGACCAG TACATGCCCCTGATGGTGCTGGACATCTTCGTGGACCTGCCTGGAGTCCCTGGGCTCTTTCTGGCCTGTGCCTACAGTGGCACCCTCAG CACTGCATCCACCAGCATCAATGCCATGGCCGCCGTCACTGTGGAGGACCTCATCAAACCTCGGCTGCCGAGTCTGAGCCCCCGGAGACTTATCATCATCTCCAAGGGGCTGT CGCTCATCTACGGCTCGGCGTGTCTCACTGTGGCAGCTCTGTCCTCCCTGCTGGGGGGCGGCGTTCTCGAG GGCTCCTTCACCATCATGGGAGTCATCAGCGGCCCCCTCCTAGGAGCCTTCATCCTGGGAATGTTCCTCCCCGCCTGCAATACGCTG GGCGTCCTGTCCGGGCTGGCGGTGGGCTTGGCGCTGTCGCTGTGGGTGGCCGTGGGTGCCACTCTGTACCCGCCTAGCGCACAGTCCATGGGGGTCCTGCCTTCATCGGCCGCCGGCTGTGCTGTGCCCTCGGCCAACGCCTCTGGCCTCCTAGACCCGCTTCTCGCCGCCAACGCCTCCAGCAGGGCCTCCAG cctcgaAATGGACCCTGATCAACCCACCTTCGCTGACAGCTTCTACGCCATTTCCTATCTCTATTATGGTGCCCTGGGCACACTGGCCACCGTGCTATGTGGAGCTCTCGTCAGCTGCCTGACGG GCCCCACCAAGCGCAGTGCCCTGGGTCCTGGTCTGCTGTGGTGGGACCTCACACGGCAGACGGCATCTGTGGCCCCTAAGGAAGAAGTGGCCACCCTGGATGACAGCTTGATGAAG